In a genomic window of Ardenticatenales bacterium:
- the purE gene encoding 5-(carboxyamino)imidazole ribonucleotide mutase — protein MTNPETPLVGVIMGSTSDWPTMRHAATVLAEFGVPHECLVVSAHRTPQWMSEYAETAEARGLEVIIAGAGGAAHLPGMVAAQTTLPVLGVPVQSRALNGLDSLLSIVQMPGGVPVGTLAIGNSGAKNAALLAVAILGNKYPDLRQKLKQFRTRQMEEVRAAKVPAEDKA, from the coding sequence ATGACAAACCCGGAGACCCCGCTGGTGGGCGTGATCATGGGTAGCACGTCGGACTGGCCCACCATGCGGCACGCGGCAACGGTGTTGGCCGAATTTGGCGTGCCGCACGAGTGCCTGGTCGTCTCCGCGCATCGCACGCCGCAATGGATGAGCGAATACGCGGAGACTGCGGAAGCGCGTGGTTTGGAGGTGATCATCGCCGGGGCAGGGGGGGCGGCGCATCTGCCCGGCATGGTGGCGGCGCAGACGACGCTGCCCGTGCTGGGTGTGCCCGTGCAAAGCCGCGCCCTCAACGGCCTGGATTCCCTGCTCTCCATTGTGCAAATGCCCGGCGGCGTCCCCGTGGGTACGCTGGCGATTGGCAATTCCGGAGCGAAAAACGCGGCGCTGCTGGCCGTGGCGATCCTGGGCAACAAATACCCCGATCTACGGCAGAAGCTCAAACAGTTCCGTACCCGTCAGATGGAAGAGGTGCGGGCGGCGAAGGTGCCGGCAGAAGATAAAGCCTGA
- a CDS encoding phosphoribosylaminoimidazolesuccinocarboxamide synthase — translation MLTHESLLAAVPQALASVDIPGWGAKETGKVRDIYRRDKQRLLIVTDRVSAFDRVLGLIPYKGQVLNQLSAWWFEQLGDVARNHVIAIPDPNVTIAHEAQPLPVEVVVRGFITGVTTTSLWYLYERGERRPYGIPLPDGLRKNDRLPHPIITPTTKAARGQHDERITRAEIVARGLVSPALWAEVEETALAVFARGQALAARAGLILVDTKYEFGLVDGRLVLIDEVHTPDSSRYWVAESYQPGGAEPENLDKEFLRRWYAQQGYRGEGAPPVMPAFFMAQVAARYISVYEKLIGQPFVPGAQPAATRIAQNLARWHDQVGAI, via the coding sequence ATGCTAACGCACGAATCATTGCTGGCCGCCGTGCCCCAGGCGCTGGCAAGCGTGGACATTCCTGGTTGGGGAGCAAAGGAAACGGGGAAGGTGCGCGACATCTACCGCCGCGATAAGCAGCGGCTGTTGATCGTGACGGACCGCGTTTCCGCGTTCGACCGCGTATTGGGCCTGATTCCTTACAAGGGGCAGGTCTTGAATCAGTTGAGCGCCTGGTGGTTTGAGCAGCTTGGCGACGTGGCGCGCAACCACGTGATCGCCATCCCTGATCCCAACGTGACCATCGCGCATGAGGCGCAGCCGCTGCCCGTGGAAGTCGTCGTGCGCGGCTTCATCACGGGGGTGACGACGACGTCGCTCTGGTATTTGTATGAGCGCGGCGAGCGGCGGCCGTACGGCATTCCGCTGCCGGATGGCCTGCGCAAGAATGATCGCCTGCCGCACCCTATCATTACGCCGACGACGAAAGCGGCGCGGGGTCAGCACGACGAGCGCATCACGCGCGCGGAGATTGTGGCGCGAGGGTTGGTTTCGCCGGCGTTGTGGGCGGAGGTAGAGGAGACGGCGCTGGCGGTCTTTGCCCGTGGGCAGGCGCTGGCTGCTCGCGCCGGGTTGATCCTGGTGGATACGAAGTATGAATTTGGCCTGGTAGATGGGCGGCTGGTGTTGATTGACGAGGTACACACGCCGGATTCCAGCCGTTATTGGGTGGCGGAGAGCTATCAGCCTGGCGGCGCGGAGCCGGAGAATCTGGATAAGGAGTTTTTGCGGCGATGGTATGCGCAACAGGGGTATCGGGGTGAGGGGGCGCCTCCGGTGATGCCGGCATTTTTCATGGCCCAAGTAGCGGCGCGTTATATCAGCGTCTACGAAAAGTTGATTGGGCAGCCATTCGTCCCCGGCGCGCAACCGGCGGCGACGCGGATAGCGCAAAATTTGGCCCGCTGGCATGATCAGGTCGGTGCAATATGA
- a CDS encoding helix-turn-helix domain-containing protein: MSGNGSDRIMTIREVAEYLQLASSTVYKLAQEGVLPARKIGGTWRFSLERLDRWIQSSSPDVEDGDEVED, translated from the coding sequence ATGTCTGGGAATGGCAGTGATAGGATCATGACGATAAGGGAGGTAGCCGAGTATTTGCAATTGGCTTCCTCGACTGTGTACAAGCTCGCGCAAGAAGGCGTATTGCCGGCACGAAAAATCGGCGGCACATGGCGGTTTTCCCTGGAACGATTGGATCGCTGGATACAATCATCCTCCCCTGATGTTGAGGATGGCGACGAGGTCGAGGACTAG
- a CDS encoding DMT family transporter, whose translation MPLEALPYVLLLGFLFGSTLVASRFGVAQFAPSTYIGLRLSLASAACGLIYAIHPAYKWPTDARLWRRATLLGVVGTAIPMTAIVTSLRYQSSGVTSILLTANPALTVLFAHYALKDERLTRRKVVGLVLALGGALLLTLRGESGIPGVHEASPMGYGLVLAAMTLASGATIYMRRYLAEYAALDVSTIRFLAAALTVLPLSALLLGLDFSRVDGRGYLVLGYAGLVGTFIGLLLAFYIVKRFGATSAAMTAYVIPLVATVGGALLLGEQITPGMVAGMGIIVGGIALLQMRA comes from the coding sequence ATGCCCCTGGAAGCGCTTCCCTACGTCCTCCTGCTCGGTTTTCTCTTTGGCTCCACACTCGTGGCCTCCCGCTTTGGCGTCGCCCAATTCGCCCCTTCCACCTACATCGGCCTGCGCTTGAGTCTGGCGAGCGCGGCATGTGGGCTTATCTACGCCATCCACCCCGCCTACAAGTGGCCGACGGACGCCCGTCTCTGGCGGCGCGCCACGCTTCTGGGCGTGGTGGGCACGGCCATTCCCATGACGGCCATTGTCACATCGCTGCGGTACCAATCCAGCGGGGTCACGTCCATTCTGCTCACGGCCAATCCGGCGCTGACAGTCCTGTTTGCCCATTATGCGCTTAAGGACGAGCGGCTAACGCGGCGCAAGGTTGTCGGACTGGTCCTGGCCCTCGGCGGCGCACTGCTGCTGACACTACGGGGAGAAAGCGGCATTCCCGGCGTCCACGAGGCCAGCCCCATGGGCTATGGGCTGGTGCTGGCGGCCATGACCCTGGCCAGCGGCGCAACCATCTACATGCGCCGCTATCTGGCCGAGTATGCCGCGCTGGATGTCTCCACCATTCGCTTCCTGGCGGCGGCGCTGACGGTGCTGCCTCTTTCCGCCTTGCTCTTGGGATTGGATTTCAGCCGGGTGGATGGGCGCGGATACCTGGTGTTGGGGTATGCGGGATTGGTGGGGACGTTTATCGGGCTGCTGCTGGCTTTCTACATTGTCAAGCGGTTTGGGGCCACATCCGCGGCCATGACGGCGTATGTGATTCCGCTGGTGGCGACGGTGGGTGGGGCGCTGCTGCTAGGGGAGCAGATCACGCCGGGGATGGTGGCGGGTATGGGCATCATCGTGGGGGGAATAGCCCTGCTGCAAATGCGCGCCTGA
- a CDS encoding RNA polymerase sigma factor, with amino-acid sequence MTDLTSPDWNAQLDKALRLFARKRGCDLVKHIRPIVLANLKIGRFNYYLKRHPEHQLTDYVDYVADHYQQWAAYIILLQQTRSDQIWRLLHSKLTVWARHYLSSGKYNLAQGEAEDIAHEAMLVLITARFPYDTHFDPWARRILRNTCAQMHRKAKEVAELREQQQSEQGPTPVRKLEESVAIHQDLLRSIETMSNPDRQRFLLLHYYQDLSFAEIQPIMNKTLSALYKLHFDALEEVREIYNRQGQEGKASSLTIRRRTAA; translated from the coding sequence GTGACCGACCTAACATCACCCGATTGGAACGCTCAACTAGACAAGGCGCTCCGCCTCTTTGCTCGGAAAAGGGGATGCGACCTGGTAAAGCACATCCGACCCATCGTCCTCGCCAACCTCAAAATCGGGCGTTTCAATTACTACCTCAAACGTCACCCAGAACACCAACTCACAGACTACGTTGATTACGTCGCCGACCACTACCAGCAGTGGGCGGCATATATCATCCTGTTGCAGCAAACCCGGTCGGATCAGATATGGCGTCTCCTACACAGCAAGCTGACGGTCTGGGCGCGACATTACTTGAGCAGCGGCAAATACAATCTCGCTCAAGGAGAGGCCGAAGACATTGCGCACGAAGCCATGCTGGTTTTGATAACGGCGCGATTCCCTTATGATACACACTTCGATCCCTGGGCCCGCCGCATTTTGCGCAACACCTGCGCCCAAATGCACCGAAAAGCGAAAGAGGTAGCGGAATTGCGGGAACAACAACAGAGCGAACAAGGGCCAACGCCCGTGCGGAAACTGGAAGAGTCGGTTGCCATACACCAGGATTTGTTGCGCTCTATTGAGACCATGAGCAACCCGGATCGTCAACGTTTCCTCCTGCTACACTATTACCAGGATTTGTCTTTTGCGGAAATTCAACCGATAATGAATAAAACGTTAAGCGCATTGTACAAACTGCACTTTGACGCTCTTGAAGAGGTGCGGGAGATTTACAATCGCCAGGGCCAGGAGGGAAAGGCATCATCGCTGACTATCCGTCGCCGGACAGCCGCTTGA
- a CDS encoding esterase family protein encodes MHRILDGWYSPNLEKYMEIATYGHFGLPLLLFPTAAADYLEYERFQMIDALAEVINAGKVKVFSINSINSESWLNRAVPVKYKGLRQVQYNNYITDEVVPYIWNSCQGKLGIITSGASLGAFHCANQLFRRPDLFAGMIAMSGSYDIRGYYNGDHYDENVYFNNPVDYLPNLGEPYLGMLQQKTHIHIVTGQGSYENPDASRRLADILQRKGIPHELDVWGYDIPHDWPSWRKMLPYYLAFRF; translated from the coding sequence ATGCACAGAATCCTGGATGGTTGGTACAGTCCCAACCTGGAAAAGTATATGGAAATTGCCACGTATGGGCATTTTGGGCTGCCGTTGTTGCTATTTCCCACGGCGGCGGCGGATTATTTGGAGTATGAGCGGTTTCAGATGATTGATGCGCTGGCGGAGGTGATCAATGCCGGCAAAGTCAAAGTCTTTTCCATCAACAGCATCAACAGTGAGAGCTGGCTCAACCGCGCCGTGCCTGTCAAGTACAAAGGCCTGCGTCAGGTGCAGTACAACAACTACATCACGGATGAAGTTGTCCCCTATATCTGGAATAGCTGCCAGGGCAAGTTGGGCATCATCACCAGCGGGGCCAGCCTGGGCGCGTTCCACTGCGCCAACCAACTCTTCCGCCGCCCTGACCTCTTTGCCGGCATGATCGCCATGAGCGGCTCCTACGACATTCGCGGCTACTACAACGGCGATCATTACGACGAAAACGTGTACTTCAACAATCCCGTCGATTACCTGCCCAACCTGGGAGAGCCTTACCTGGGCATGCTGCAACAGAAAACGCACATCCACATTGTCACCGGACAGGGCAGTTACGAAAACCCGGACGCATCGCGCCGCCTGGCGGACATTCTCCAGCGCAAAGGCATCCCGCATGAGTTGGACGTATGGGGATACGACATCCCGCACGACTGGCCCTCCTGGCGCAAGATGCTGCCTTATTATCTGGCCTTTCGTTTTTGA
- a CDS encoding alpha/beta fold hydrolase: MEYRPTFTRYLITYPSDGLTLYGFMDVPEGEGEFPVAIVLHGYVDPDEYRVKDYTTRYADALAEAGYFVIHPTYRNHPPSDNGPNPYRIGYAIDVMNLIAIVKEQSLDATGVLRRADGNNIYLWGHSMGGGIALRVITVWPEAVRAAVLYGAMSGDEALNYERISAWSEGREWEFEMSAPSEVLQTISPISYLDRIQAPVSIHHGVKDVTVPPAWSEQLCRLLTAGNHVVECFRYEGQGHTFYGDSEKLFEDRVLSFFAVW, translated from the coding sequence ATGGAGTACAGGCCCACCTTCACGCGCTACCTGATCACGTACCCCAGCGATGGATTGACGCTGTACGGTTTTATGGATGTGCCGGAAGGGGAGGGGGAATTCCCGGTGGCGATTGTGCTGCACGGCTACGTGGACCCCGACGAGTACCGCGTGAAGGATTACACCACGCGCTACGCCGATGCCCTGGCGGAAGCGGGCTATTTTGTCATTCACCCCACTTACCGTAACCATCCTCCTTCTGATAACGGCCCCAACCCTTACCGAATTGGCTATGCCATTGACGTGATGAACCTGATTGCCATTGTCAAGGAACAAAGCCTGGACGCAACGGGGGTGCTGCGCCGCGCCGATGGCAACAACATCTATCTCTGGGGGCACAGCATGGGAGGCGGGATTGCCTTGCGCGTGATCACGGTCTGGCCGGAGGCGGTGCGGGCGGCGGTGCTGTATGGGGCGATGAGCGGGGACGAGGCGCTCAATTACGAGCGGATTAGCGCGTGGTCGGAGGGGCGGGAATGGGAATTTGAGATGAGCGCGCCATCTGAGGTGTTGCAGACGATTTCCCCGATCTCTTATCTGGACCGTATTCAGGCTCCGGTGAGTATTCACCACGGTGTAAAGGATGTAACGGTTCCGCCGGCGTGGTCGGAGCAGTTGTGCCGGTTGTTGACGGCGGGGAATCATGTGGTAGAGTGCTTCCGTTACGAAGGGCAGGGGCATACGTTTTATGGGGATAGTGAGAAACTGTTTGAGGATCGCGTCCTTTCTTTTTTTGCGGTGTGGTAG
- a CDS encoding ParA family protein, which produces MSEHPTIFAVVNQKGGVGKTTTAVNLAYGLARMCAAHNDGHVLLIDFDAQGNCATSLGVQPNETTLADVLVGRGAIRDSLIVADRADEGLPRPNLWLLPSDQKLAEIKTELVMQEALTNAMAIMRPNEGERNVPLLNLLESRLGSLTERFAFTVIDCPPAHDALSNAVYQLAHAAIVPVKLDFLSAIGAGQHIENVRRAQMSGINIAIHTVVPTFFVKRQVQDNQVLESLVDAYGVKVVAEPIPKNQVVPESAASGGGMTLFEYAPDSPAADAYQRLVERIYYGR; this is translated from the coding sequence ATGAGCGAACACCCAACGATTTTTGCCGTTGTCAATCAGAAAGGTGGCGTCGGAAAAACGACGACCGCCGTTAACCTTGCCTATGGCCTGGCGCGGATGTGCGCCGCGCACAATGACGGCCATGTCTTGCTGATCGATTTCGATGCGCAAGGAAACTGCGCCACGTCCCTGGGTGTACAGCCAAACGAGACGACCCTGGCCGACGTCCTCGTGGGGCGCGGGGCGATCCGCGACAGCCTTATCGTTGCCGACCGCGCCGACGAAGGTCTGCCGCGCCCCAATTTGTGGCTGTTGCCTTCCGACCAAAAACTGGCGGAAATAAAAACGGAACTGGTAATGCAGGAGGCCTTGACCAATGCCATGGCCATCATGCGCCCCAACGAAGGCGAACGCAACGTTCCCTTGCTGAACTTACTTGAATCCCGTCTGGGAAGCCTCACGGAGCGGTTTGCTTTTACCGTCATCGATTGCCCTCCGGCGCACGACGCGCTGTCTAATGCTGTGTACCAGTTGGCGCACGCGGCCATTGTGCCCGTGAAGTTGGACTTCCTCAGTGCCATTGGCGCCGGGCAGCACATCGAAAACGTGCGCCGCGCCCAGATGAGCGGCATCAACATCGCCATCCACACGGTTGTCCCCACCTTTTTTGTGAAGCGACAAGTGCAGGATAACCAGGTGCTGGAATCTCTTGTTGATGCGTACGGCGTGAAAGTCGTCGCGGAGCCGATTCCTAAAAACCAGGTGGTCCCCGAATCCGCCGCGTCCGGGGGAGGGATGACGTTATTTGAGTATGCGCCCGACTCGCCAGCCGCCGATGCCTATCAGCGATTAGTGGAGCGTATCTATTATGGCCGATGA
- a CDS encoding DNA adenine methylase gives MASSKDKMFNSPIRWVGGKSRLRKHIIPLIPPHTCYVEVFAGAAWVLFGKAPSPVEILNDIDQELINFFRILKSEPEELIRSFEWELVSRSEFERLAQLDPATLSEMERAHRFYYLIMAGWGGELDYPRFQTSISDGGHGNRLIGALKHLRQRIQPAYERLRTVIIENLSWEDCIDRYDRAKVFMYLDPPYPQNGCNYKHNMQDWEDHRKLAMRLSRTKCKWMLSSYDMPEIHQMYDGYNIVPIQSFSGMNTKKNGAERVVNREVLITNFDTQTNNLLYPQGGLYAIQQPLLKVGESPERTDSA, from the coding sequence ATGGCTTCGAGCAAAGACAAAATGTTCAACAGTCCCATTCGTTGGGTTGGAGGAAAATCACGTTTGCGTAAGCATATCATTCCCTTAATTCCTCCGCATACCTGCTATGTCGAAGTTTTCGCCGGTGCTGCGTGGGTGCTTTTTGGCAAAGCGCCAAGTCCAGTTGAAATTCTCAATGACATTGACCAGGAATTGATCAATTTCTTTAGAATCCTCAAAAGCGAACCCGAAGAGTTGATCAGGTCCTTTGAATGGGAACTTGTTTCCCGATCTGAGTTTGAAAGATTGGCGCAATTGGACCCAGCCACCCTTTCCGAAATGGAACGGGCGCACCGCTTCTATTACCTCATCATGGCAGGTTGGGGCGGCGAACTGGATTACCCGCGTTTTCAAACCAGCATTTCTGATGGGGGACATGGCAACCGTCTTATTGGGGCCTTGAAGCATTTGCGCCAACGAATTCAGCCCGCATATGAACGGCTACGCACGGTGATCATAGAAAATCTGAGTTGGGAAGATTGCATTGATCGTTATGACCGCGCGAAAGTCTTCATGTACCTTGACCCGCCATATCCGCAAAACGGGTGCAACTATAAACACAACATGCAAGATTGGGAAGATCATCGGAAGTTGGCAATGCGGTTGTCCCGAACAAAGTGCAAATGGATGCTATCTTCCTACGATATGCCAGAAATACACCAAATGTATGACGGCTATAACATTGTGCCCATTCAGTCCTTCTCCGGCATGAATACGAAAAAAAACGGGGCGGAGCGGGTCGTCAACCGCGAAGTGCTTATTACCAATTTTGATACACAGACAAACAATCTGCTCTACCCGCAAGGCGGGCTGTACGCTATCCAGCAACCTCTGCTCAAGGTGGGAGAATCTCCTGAGAGAACAGACTCTGCTTGA
- a CDS encoding ORF6C domain-containing protein, producing MTALIPLEQKQVVFYDDEITVVLVDMGKRQEIYVPIRPICDFLGVAWDPQRRRIKRDLVLSREVRGVTVTVTPGGRQEMICLPLDYLSGFLFGISASRVKEEIRDRLVRYQRECYKVLAEAFQEGRLTTDPVLDDLLQSDTEAVQAYKMLQALVKLARNQILLEAQLDRHTTRLDEHDQRLEELEAVLGDTGRSVTPDQASQISQAVKAVALALGQLTNRNEFGGVYGEFYRKFGITSYKALPAKKFDEALQFLTEWHQSLVGRAPF from the coding sequence ATGACCGCGTTGATCCCTCTTGAACAAAAGCAGGTTGTCTTTTATGATGATGAGATAACCGTCGTATTGGTGGACATGGGCAAACGGCAGGAGATATACGTGCCCATCCGCCCCATTTGCGATTTCTTGGGCGTGGCCTGGGATCCGCAGCGGCGGCGCATCAAACGCGACCTGGTGCTGTCGCGGGAGGTGCGAGGTGTCACCGTTACGGTGACACCTGGAGGTCGCCAGGAGATGATTTGTTTGCCGCTTGATTATCTGAGCGGTTTCCTCTTCGGCATCAGCGCCAGCCGTGTCAAAGAGGAGATTCGGGACCGTCTGGTACGCTACCAGCGGGAGTGCTACAAAGTGTTGGCGGAAGCGTTCCAGGAGGGGCGGCTGACCACGGACCCGGTGCTGGATGATTTGCTGCAAAGCGACACGGAGGCGGTGCAGGCGTACAAGATGCTGCAAGCCCTGGTGAAACTGGCCCGCAACCAGATTTTGTTGGAGGCCCAACTGGATCGACATACGACGCGCCTGGACGAGCATGATCAGCGGTTGGAGGAGCTGGAGGCGGTGTTGGGGGATACGGGGCGCAGCGTGACGCCGGATCAGGCGAGCCAGATCAGTCAGGCGGTGAAAGCGGTGGCGTTGGCGCTGGGGCAGCTCACGAACCGGAATGAGTTTGGCGGCGTGTATGGGGAGTTTTATCGTAAATTTGGGATCACGAGTTATAAGGCGCTGCCGGCAAAAAAGTTTGACGAAGCCCTCCAATTCCTCACCGAATGGCATCAAAGCCTGGTGGGGCGCGCCCCTTTTTAG
- a CDS encoding MBL fold metallo-hydrolase, whose product MHIETLDLAFQHTPQTIAAYLIEGPAGMVLVETGPGSTRHTLVDHLRQRHLQPRDLQAIIVTHIHLDHAGAAGWFAQQGVPVYVHYVGAPHLIDPTRLLSSAARIYGDQMDTLWGEMLPAPADCVHALHDGDTITAGGLTFMAMHTPGHASHHHVICLGDIAFVGDAGGIHLPGTDFVDLPAPPPEFDREAWRQTIQKLMDAGFAGIYPTHFGLVTNPRAHFQAIGQLIDQAVTFIDARLQANMPRDQLVSEYVNWIHQSATAHHLSEDLFHRYAIANPHYMSVDGITRYLRRRQKSS is encoded by the coding sequence ATGCACATCGAAACACTCGATCTCGCTTTTCAACACACCCCCCAAACAATCGCCGCATACCTGATCGAAGGACCTGCCGGCATGGTCCTGGTCGAAACCGGCCCCGGCTCCACACGGCACACCCTCGTAGACCATTTGCGCCAACGCCACCTGCAACCCCGCGACCTGCAAGCCATCATCGTCACCCACATCCACCTCGACCACGCCGGCGCCGCGGGCTGGTTCGCCCAGCAGGGCGTACCCGTCTACGTCCACTACGTCGGCGCACCCCACCTGATCGATCCCACCCGCCTGTTGTCCAGCGCCGCCCGCATCTACGGCGACCAGATGGACACCCTTTGGGGGGAGATGCTCCCCGCGCCCGCCGATTGCGTCCACGCCTTGCACGATGGCGACACGATCACCGCCGGCGGCCTGACCTTCATGGCCATGCACACGCCGGGGCACGCCAGCCACCACCATGTGATCTGCCTGGGAGACATCGCCTTCGTCGGTGACGCCGGCGGCATCCACTTGCCGGGGACGGATTTTGTCGATCTTCCCGCGCCACCGCCGGAATTCGACCGCGAGGCCTGGCGGCAAACGATACAGAAGCTCATGGATGCGGGGTTTGCCGGCATTTATCCCACCCACTTCGGCCTCGTCACAAACCCCCGCGCCCACTTCCAGGCAATCGGCCAACTCATCGACCAGGCCGTCACCTTTATCGACGCGCGGCTGCAAGCCAACATGCCCCGCGACCAACTCGTCAGCGAATATGTAAACTGGATTCACCAAAGCGCAACAGCCCACCACCTGTCCGAAGACCTTTTCCACCGCTACGCCATCGCCAACCCGCACTACATGTCCGTAGACGGCATCACACGCTACCTGCGGCGGCGCCAAAAATCATCCTGA
- a CDS encoding tetratricopeptide repeat protein yields the protein MNQVYHSSRSLRSAGIFVIAAHVFLFLLLLVALILDQRPLASYLFLPILLINPLNWMGIYFFIRHSDAVTLTDTHITWQRFQRHKTIPYTDITGYQERDYHLPPNLILFAENDKLRLNRRLENFPDLYQALRQRIPALQQPELPQFPWQLRLQSRYLWSQAGIALLLIVGFGAMSLLIADRQNRWEAFLVLEILIGVMLLAALLMEMHGPANVRFTPDTIKVHNFWRSPQIWDARSIVDVRLNRNRTLIRGIERIMYDVEIRFDDGRVLTIEEARSWAFGYDPSRLCDMLHRLYLNPAPGSSRQSAQARADDLLVQANAWRQQQAYEEAIAAYSEAIRLFPPYHTHRLVMADLLYDMGRFAEAATNYEALVQLTPEHDQAWYGFGLCQMRLGQPAAAAGAFDQVLELDTTNAQAYYAGAMAYTLLDDRKQGRRYLLRALDLKPEWRDSARQDAVLQSYFA from the coding sequence ATGAACCAGGTTTATCATTCATCGCGGTCTTTGAGAAGTGCCGGCATTTTTGTCATCGCCGCGCACGTTTTCCTCTTTCTCCTGCTCCTCGTCGCCCTTATCCTGGATCAGCGCCCCCTGGCAAGCTACCTGTTCCTGCCCATCCTCCTCATCAACCCCCTCAACTGGATGGGCATCTACTTCTTCATTCGCCACAGCGACGCAGTCACCCTCACCGACACGCACATCACCTGGCAGCGCTTCCAGCGTCACAAAACCATCCCCTACACCGACATCACCGGCTACCAGGAGCGCGATTACCACCTGCCTCCCAACCTCATCCTGTTCGCCGAAAACGACAAACTCCGCCTCAACCGCCGCCTGGAAAACTTCCCGGACCTGTACCAGGCGCTGCGCCAGCGCATACCCGCCCTGCAGCAACCGGAGCTACCACAGTTCCCCTGGCAGTTGCGCCTGCAATCCCGCTACCTTTGGAGCCAGGCCGGCATCGCTCTGCTCCTGATCGTGGGTTTCGGAGCCATGTCCCTCTTAATCGCCGACCGGCAAAACCGTTGGGAAGCGTTTCTGGTTCTGGAAATTCTCATCGGCGTCATGCTTCTTGCCGCTCTCTTGATGGAGATGCACGGCCCTGCCAACGTTCGTTTTACCCCGGATACGATCAAAGTCCACAACTTCTGGCGTAGCCCGCAAATCTGGGACGCGCGCAGCATTGTTGACGTCCGCCTCAACCGCAACCGCACCCTCATTCGTGGCATTGAACGCATCATGTACGACGTGGAAATTCGTTTCGACGATGGTCGGGTACTCACCATTGAGGAAGCGCGCTCATGGGCGTTCGGCTACGATCCCTCCCGTCTGTGCGACATGTTGCATCGCCTCTATCTCAATCCCGCGCCCGGATCATCACGGCAGTCGGCACAGGCGCGCGCCGACGACTTGCTGGTGCAGGCCAACGCCTGGCGACAGCAGCAAGCGTATGAGGAAGCCATCGCCGCCTACAGTGAGGCGATTCGCCTGTTTCCCCCCTACCACACGCACCGCCTGGTCATGGCCGACTTGTTGTACGACATGGGGCGCTTCGCGGAAGCGGCGACCAACTATGAAGCATTGGTGCAGTTAACGCCGGAACACGATCAGGCCTGGTATGGATTTGGGTTGTGCCAAATGCGCCTGGGGCAGCCGGCGGCGGCGGCGGGTGCCTTTGACCAGGTGTTAGAACTGGACACAACCAACGCCCAGGCGTATTATGCGGGGGCCATGGCCTACACGCTGCTTGACGATCGCAAACAAGGACGGCGCTATTTGCTGCGCGCCCTGGACCTGAAGCCGGAATGGCGCGACAGCGCGCGCCAGGATGCGGTGCTGCAATCCTATTTTGCCTGA